Proteins from one Hemiscyllium ocellatum isolate sHemOce1 chromosome 43, sHemOce1.pat.X.cur, whole genome shotgun sequence genomic window:
- the tysnd1 gene encoding peroxisomal leader peptide-processing protease, which translates to MFSPESCSCVVSAGLRSGAGTPGAWDWDGARSCSGLLLDPQRGLLLCHAQILSPFLGQGQLLSRQPFLLPGAYHRELQIRVQFPASNPSPGSPTPSEPVPDAPSPDLHPEVPPSGAARSQGTSPATLLVAFPCPAFWEAFQSVYQEADRWHFHLDDQEADLDGLFWFGLLHCPSWAGGAQAGETLPCVRSEHLRKGQTLLSCASPFASLWSEVFMNTFSKGIVSNLAGERNAVILTDARCLPGTEGGGVYLELHGLYYLAGVIVAPLCWKAQEWVGLTLVCSITCILKAARRIWGALGKNGKIVSFCPLSGHLPVPSPRWQGDLTRLLGSVALLECDGVWGSGVVVSPRLILTCRHVLGWASAVQVTIRPGLGSRLTLKGRVLFATKENSAYDVAVVELEEDLLYVEIPVAASGFNKGEDVCVIAYGVFGQSCGPSVTAGVLSAVVTVDQQPAMLQTTCAVHAGASGGPVFRTSSGELLGIVSSNAQNNRAGASYPHLNFSLPITVLQPLLARYNQTRNAAVFEQLNQVNDRLRALWRLQDGFSNTQRSKL; encoded by the exons ATGTTTTCCCCGGAGAGCTGCAGTTGCGTTGTCTCTGCGGGTTTGCGGAGCGGAGCCGGTACTCCCGGAGCCTGGGACTGGGATGGAGCGCGGAGCTGTAGCGGGCTCCTGCTGGACCCCCAGCGGGGGCTGTTGCTCTGCCATGCCCAgatcctctcccctttcctcggGCAGGGCCAGCTGCTCAGCCGCCAGCCCTTCCTGCTGCCCGGGGCTTACCACAGGGAGCTGCAGATCCGGGTGCAGTTTCCTGCAAGCAACCCCAGCCCAGGCTCCCCAACCCCCTCTGAGCCTGTCCCGGATGCCCCCAGCCCTGACCTGCACCCAGAGGTGCCACCCTCAGGCGCGGCGAGATCCCAGGGCACTAGCCCGGCCACTTTGCTGGTGGCGTTCCCTTGCCCGGCGTTCTGGGAAGCCTTCCAGAGTGTGTACCAGGAGGCTGACCGCTGGCACTTCCACCTGGATGACCAGGAGGCCGACCTCGACGGCCTGTTCTGGTTCGGTTTGCTGCATTGCCCGAGCTGGGCAGGGGGTGCCCAGGCTGGGGAGACCCTCCCGTGTGTGAGGAGCGAACACCTGAGGAAAGGGCAGACCCTGCTCAGCTGCGCTTCCCCGTTCGCCAGCCTCTGGTCAGAGGTCTTCATGAACACGTTCAGTAAAGGGATCGTGAGTAATCTGGCCGGAGAGCGCAACGCGGTGATCCTGACTGATGCCCGTTGTCTGCCCGGGACCGAAGGAGGTGGCGTTTATCTTGAGCTGCACGGTCTGTACTATTTAGCGGGCGTAATCGTGGCCCCACTCTGTTGGAAGGCCCAGGAGTGGGTTGGACTGACCCTGGTGTGTTCTATCACCTGCATTCTCAAAGCCGCCAGAAGGATTTGGGGTGCACTTGGCAAGAATGGCAAGATCGTGTCGTTTTGCCCACTGTCTGGTCACCTGCCCGTGCCCAGCCCAAGGTGGCAGGGTGACCTAACCCGGCTGCTTGGGTCAGTTGCCCTTCTGGAGTGCGATGGCGTGTGGGGCTCGGGCGTGGTGGTCAGTCCCCGACTGATACTCACGTGTCGCCATGTGCTGGGCTGGGCATCAGCTGTCCAAGTGACCATACGGCCTGGCTTAGGCAG TCGCCTCACGTTGAAGGGAAGAGTGTTATTTGCTACGAAAGAGAACTCAGCCTATGATGTGGCAGTGGTGGAACTGGAAGAAGACCTGCTGTATGTTGAGATACCTGTTGCTGCTTCTGGGTTTAACAAAG GAGAAGATGTCTGTGTCATTGCCTATGGGGTGTTTGGCCAGAGCTGCGGGCCTTCAGTGACAGCTGGTgtgctttctgctgtggtcacaGTGGACCAGCAGCCAGCGATGCTTCAGACAACCTGTGCAGTCCATGCTGGGGCCAGTGGGGGACCTGTCTTCAGAACAAGCAGCGGAGAGTTACTGG GCATTGTATCTAGCAACGCACAGAATAACAGAGCAGGGGCCTCCTATCCCCACCTGAACTTCAGCCTTCCCATCACCGTCCTACAGCCTCTACTTGCTCGTTACAACCAAACAAGAAACGCTGCGGTCTTTGAGCAACTGAACCAAGTGAACGATCGGCTTCGTGCTCTTTGGAGACTCCAGGATGGCTTCTCAAATACTCAGAGGAGCAAACTCTAA